One genomic region from Solwaraspora sp. WMMD792 encodes:
- the cydB gene encoding cytochrome d ubiquinol oxidase subunit II, whose amino-acid sequence MELTTVWFGLIAVLFTGYFILEGFDFGVGVLARLIGRTEPERRAALSTIGPVWDGNEVWLITAGGAMFAAFPEWYATLFSGFYLPLLLILIALILRGVALEYRDKRPETQWRTRWDNAILAGSVIPAALWGVAFANIVAGVPLDADHEYTGTLLTLLNPYALLGGATTTALFITHGAVFLALKTTDELRHRARRVASWTGLAAVALAGTFLAWTLTIRANPTAVTLAVTAALALVAGLAANQVRREGWAFTGTAAAIGLAVAALFATLFPTVLPSTTDPAGTLTTTNAASTPYTLTIMTWVAAALTPVVLLYQGWTYWIFRRRVSVTDQPSH is encoded by the coding sequence GTGGAACTCACCACCGTCTGGTTCGGGCTCATCGCCGTCCTGTTCACCGGATACTTCATCCTCGAAGGATTCGACTTCGGCGTCGGCGTCCTCGCCCGCCTCATCGGCCGCACCGAACCCGAACGACGCGCCGCGCTGAGCACCATCGGACCCGTCTGGGACGGCAACGAGGTCTGGCTCATCACCGCCGGCGGCGCCATGTTCGCCGCCTTCCCCGAGTGGTACGCCACCCTCTTCTCCGGCTTCTACCTACCGCTGCTGCTCATCCTCATCGCCCTCATCCTGCGCGGCGTCGCCCTCGAATACCGCGACAAACGCCCCGAAACCCAGTGGCGCACCCGCTGGGACAACGCCATCCTCGCCGGCTCCGTCATCCCCGCCGCACTCTGGGGCGTCGCCTTCGCCAACATCGTCGCCGGCGTACCACTGGACGCCGACCACGAATACACCGGCACCCTGCTCACCCTGCTCAACCCGTACGCCCTGCTCGGCGGCGCCACCACCACCGCCCTGTTCATCACCCACGGCGCCGTCTTCCTCGCCCTCAAAACCACCGACGAACTGCGCCACCGCGCCCGCCGCGTCGCCAGCTGGACCGGCCTGGCCGCCGTCGCCCTCGCCGGCACCTTCCTCGCCTGGACCCTCACCATCCGCGCCAACCCCACCGCCGTCACACTCGCCGTGACCGCGGCGCTCGCCCTCGTCGCCGGGCTGGCCGCCAATCAGGTACGCCGCGAAGGATGGGCCTTCACCGGCACCGCCGCCGCCATCGGCCTCGCCGTCGCCGCCCTGTTCGCCACCCTGTTCCCGACCGTCCTACCCTCCACCACCGACCCCGCCGGCACCCTCACCACCACCAACGCCGCGTCCACCCCCTACACCCTGACCATCATGACCTGGGTCGCCGCCGCGCTCACCCCCGTCGTCCTGCTCTACCAGGGCTGGACCTACTGGATCTTCCGCCGCCGCGTCAGCGTCACCGACCAACCCAGCCACTGA
- a CDS encoding SDR family oxidoreductase, with amino-acid sequence MTPVTVVTGGSRGIGAATVRRLAAAGHDLVIGYRTDAAAAEAVRDDVEALGRRAVTVAVDTTDPDTVTALFDTAADCGPITGLVNNAGVTSRIGPFVDLTVDDLRRVVDVNLVGYVLCAQQAARRMSAGGAIVNVSSAAATLGSPGEYVHYAAVKAATDTLTVGLAKELGPRGIRVNGVAPGTVWTDIHALSGEPDRPARIAPVVPLRRAGRPEEIAGAVAWLLSDEASYTTGTVIRVAGGL; translated from the coding sequence ATGACACCGGTCACCGTGGTCACCGGCGGCAGCCGGGGGATCGGCGCCGCGACCGTACGCCGCCTCGCCGCCGCCGGACACGACCTCGTCATCGGCTACCGGACCGACGCCGCCGCCGCCGAAGCCGTCCGCGACGACGTCGAAGCGCTCGGCCGCCGCGCCGTCACCGTCGCCGTCGACACCACCGACCCCGACACCGTGACCGCGCTGTTCGACACCGCCGCCGACTGTGGACCGATCACCGGACTGGTCAACAACGCCGGCGTCACCAGCCGGATCGGCCCCTTCGTCGACCTCACCGTCGACGACCTGCGCCGGGTCGTCGACGTCAACCTCGTCGGCTACGTCCTGTGCGCCCAGCAGGCCGCCCGGCGGATGTCCGCCGGCGGCGCCATCGTCAACGTGTCGTCGGCCGCCGCCACCCTCGGCAGCCCCGGCGAGTACGTGCACTACGCCGCGGTCAAGGCCGCCACCGACACGTTGACCGTCGGCCTGGCCAAGGAGCTCGGCCCGCGTGGCATCCGGGTCAACGGCGTCGCGCCGGGCACGGTCTGGACCGACATCCACGCCCTGTCCGGCGAACCGGACCGACCGGCCCGGATCGCGCCGGTGGTGCCGTTGCGCCGGGCGGGGCGGCCCGAGGAGATCGCCGGCGCCGTCGCGTGGCTGCTCAGCGACGAGGCGTCGTACACCACGGGGACGGTGATCCGCGTCGCCGGCGGACTGTGA
- a CDS encoding cytochrome ubiquinol oxidase subunit I: MDALDIARWQFGVTTVYHFLFVPLTIGLSLLVAILQTAWHRTGDDRYLKLTKFYGKLFLINFAMGIVTGIVQEFQFGMNWSDYSRFVGDIFGVPLAIEALLAFFLESTFLGLWIFGWGRLPKALHLATIWLASFGSIISAWFILAANSWMQNPVGYRINPDTGRAELTDFIAVLTNKVTLITFPHTLAGCFMVAGALVLAVAIWHLVRHPDGPDTPAFRTATKLGAWTTLLATAAVIGTGDIQGKIMTQVQPMKMAAAEALYTTESPASFSVVTVGTLDGSREIWTLKIPYLLSWLSTGDPTGEVQGINDLQAQYAAQYGPGSYTPIIPVTYWSFRFMIGFGLATAAIALWALWATRRGRTPTSRWLLRAGLTLPVLPLLANTFGWIFTEMGRQPWIVFGEMLTRDGVSRSVSLTEVVTSFTAFTLIYAALAVIEVKLLIRYARNGLPDLTDPPPPDDTDDTTTDRPLAATH; encoded by the coding sequence GTGGACGCGCTCGACATAGCCCGCTGGCAGTTCGGTGTCACCACCGTCTACCACTTCCTGTTCGTCCCACTCACCATCGGGCTCAGCCTCCTCGTCGCCATCCTGCAGACCGCCTGGCACCGCACCGGCGACGACCGCTACCTCAAACTCACCAAGTTCTACGGAAAACTCTTCCTCATCAACTTCGCCATGGGCATCGTCACCGGCATCGTGCAGGAATTCCAGTTCGGCATGAACTGGAGCGACTACTCCCGCTTCGTCGGCGACATCTTCGGCGTACCACTCGCCATCGAAGCCCTCCTCGCCTTCTTCCTCGAATCCACCTTCCTCGGACTCTGGATATTCGGCTGGGGGAGACTCCCCAAGGCACTGCACCTCGCCACCATCTGGCTCGCCTCGTTCGGCAGCATCATCAGCGCGTGGTTCATCCTCGCCGCCAACTCCTGGATGCAGAACCCCGTCGGCTACCGCATCAACCCCGACACCGGCCGCGCCGAACTCACCGACTTCATCGCCGTACTCACCAACAAGGTCACCCTCATCACCTTCCCGCACACCCTCGCCGGCTGCTTCATGGTCGCCGGCGCCCTCGTCCTCGCCGTCGCCATCTGGCACCTCGTCCGCCACCCCGACGGCCCCGACACCCCCGCCTTCCGCACCGCCACCAAACTCGGCGCCTGGACCACCCTGCTCGCCACCGCCGCCGTCATCGGCACCGGCGACATCCAAGGCAAGATCATGACCCAGGTCCAGCCCATGAAGATGGCCGCCGCCGAAGCCCTCTACACCACCGAAAGCCCCGCGTCCTTCTCCGTCGTCACCGTCGGCACCCTCGACGGCAGCCGCGAAATCTGGACCCTCAAGATCCCGTACCTGCTGTCCTGGCTGTCCACCGGCGACCCCACCGGCGAAGTCCAGGGCATCAACGACCTGCAGGCCCAGTACGCCGCCCAGTACGGCCCCGGCAGCTACACCCCGATCATCCCCGTCACCTACTGGAGCTTCCGCTTCATGATCGGCTTCGGCCTCGCCACCGCCGCCATCGCCCTCTGGGCCCTCTGGGCAACCCGCCGCGGCCGCACCCCCACCAGCCGCTGGCTGCTGCGCGCCGGCCTCACCCTGCCCGTCCTGCCCCTACTGGCCAACACCTTCGGCTGGATCTTCACCGAAATGGGCCGCCAACCCTGGATCGTCTTCGGCGAAATGCTCACCCGCGACGGCGTCAGCCGCAGCGTCTCCCTCACCGAAGTCGTCACCTCCTTCACCGCCTTCACCCTCATCTACGCCGCCCTGGCCGTCATCGAAGTCAAACTCCTCATCCGCTACGCCCGAAACGGCCTACCCGACCTCACCGACCCACCACCACCGGACGACACCGACGACACCACCACCGACCGGCCCCTCGCCGCCACCCACTGA
- a CDS encoding patatin-like phospholipase family protein, which produces MAGTRALVLGSGGVTGVAWQIGVLSGLARAGVELGGADLVIGTSAGAVVGAQLCSGADLARLYAGQLVPGESSRDRMGLGAVSCLLWSAVAARDGRRARVRIGRYAVSAAGSGVSRRPVFEEALPSWSWPRRRLWVTAVDADSGEFVVFGGPGCGADLVDAVSASCAVPGVWPPVRIGGRRFVDGGMRSATNADLAAGFASVVVLAPISWGLGHLRPVSRQVAALSADVVVMSPDRWARRSIGRRLLDPARRPGAARAGYRQGLLVADRVRGVWGGAAGSG; this is translated from the coding sequence GTGGCGGGTACGCGGGCGTTGGTGCTGGGCAGTGGTGGGGTGACCGGGGTGGCCTGGCAGATCGGGGTGTTGTCCGGGCTGGCGCGGGCCGGGGTCGAGCTGGGCGGGGCCGATCTGGTGATCGGGACGTCGGCCGGTGCGGTGGTGGGCGCGCAGTTGTGTTCCGGCGCGGACCTGGCGCGGCTGTACGCGGGGCAGCTGGTTCCGGGTGAGTCGTCGCGGGACCGGATGGGGCTGGGCGCGGTGTCGTGTCTGTTGTGGTCGGCGGTGGCTGCCCGGGACGGCCGGCGGGCGCGGGTGAGGATCGGCCGGTACGCGGTGTCGGCGGCCGGGTCGGGGGTGTCGCGGCGGCCGGTGTTCGAGGAGGCGTTGCCGTCGTGGTCGTGGCCGCGGCGGCGGTTGTGGGTGACGGCGGTGGACGCCGACTCGGGGGAATTCGTGGTGTTCGGCGGTCCGGGATGCGGGGCGGATCTGGTGGACGCGGTGTCGGCGAGTTGCGCGGTGCCGGGGGTGTGGCCGCCGGTGCGTATCGGTGGTCGGCGGTTCGTCGACGGTGGGATGCGGTCGGCGACGAACGCGGATCTGGCGGCCGGGTTCGCGTCGGTGGTGGTGCTGGCGCCGATCAGTTGGGGGCTGGGTCATCTGCGGCCGGTGTCGCGGCAGGTTGCGGCGTTGTCGGCGGATGTGGTGGTGATGTCGCCGGACCGGTGGGCGCGGCGGTCGATCGGGCGGCGGCTGCTGGATCCGGCGCGGCGGCCGGGGGCGGCGCGGGCCGGGTACCGGCAGGGTCTGCTGGTGGCTGACCGGGTGCGTGGGGTGTGGGGTGGTGCTGCCGGGTCGGGGTGA
- a CDS encoding tyrosine-type recombinase/integrase, with the protein MHQFVDLVAVRLVEDFLADRASRKPSPHTLDAYRRDLVAVLRLIGDSTEPTPLPWTDVPLDALDQRRLRAAFARFAAPRSPASVHRAWSTWNSWFNFLVADGIAAGNPMPAVGRPRAPVPLPKPLRGEETPETLLAAAARTDPRQRDPWPERDLLVVALALCAGLRLGELLGLRVGSVAGRPGERRIEVAGKGGRLRTVPVEAAVDVVVDGYLASRRRRFGPRSVRPGGPLLVDRRGAALRRGGLQYLVRSCFRRAGITERVPRGAQLHALRHTFATRLAEDGANAAEIMRLLGHASLTASQNYIEVTADQQRAAARANRSNRSLRQVVGPA; encoded by the coding sequence ATGCACCAATTTGTGGATCTGGTGGCGGTACGGCTCGTCGAGGATTTCCTCGCCGACCGCGCCTCCCGCAAACCCTCCCCGCACACCCTGGACGCCTACCGCCGCGATCTCGTCGCCGTCCTCCGCCTGATCGGCGACTCCACCGAACCGACTCCCCTGCCCTGGACCGACGTACCGCTGGACGCGCTCGACCAACGACGGCTCCGCGCCGCGTTCGCCCGGTTCGCGGCCCCCCGCTCCCCCGCGTCGGTGCACCGGGCCTGGTCGACGTGGAACTCGTGGTTCAACTTCCTGGTCGCCGACGGCATCGCCGCCGGAAACCCGATGCCCGCCGTGGGCCGCCCCCGGGCCCCGGTGCCACTACCGAAGCCGCTGCGCGGCGAGGAGACCCCGGAGACGTTGCTGGCTGCCGCCGCGCGGACCGACCCCCGCCAGCGCGACCCGTGGCCGGAGCGTGACCTGCTGGTGGTCGCCCTGGCGCTGTGCGCCGGTCTGCGGCTCGGCGAGCTGCTGGGGCTGCGGGTCGGCTCGGTCGCGGGACGTCCCGGTGAACGCCGGATCGAGGTGGCCGGCAAGGGCGGTCGGCTGCGGACCGTCCCGGTGGAGGCGGCCGTCGACGTCGTCGTCGACGGCTACCTGGCCAGCCGGCGGCGACGGTTCGGCCCCCGGTCGGTACGCCCCGGAGGTCCGCTGCTGGTCGACCGGCGCGGTGCCGCCCTGCGACGCGGCGGCCTGCAGTACCTGGTGCGGTCGTGTTTCCGGCGGGCCGGGATCACCGAGCGGGTGCCGCGGGGTGCGCAGCTGCACGCGCTGCGACACACGTTCGCCACCCGGTTGGCCGAGGACGGGGCGAACGCCGCCGAGATCATGCGGCTGCTGGGCCATGCGAGCCTCACGGCCAGCCAGAACTACATCGAGGTGACGGCCGACCAGCAGCGGGCGGCGGCGCGGGCCAACCGGTCGAACCGGTCGCTGCGCCAAGTCGTCGGGCCGGCCTGA
- a CDS encoding endonuclease/exonuclease/phosphatase family protein — protein MRMATYNLLHGRSPHDGHIDPDRITATIADLDADICALQEVDHAQPRSGHLDLTALAAAALTAGTHRFAAALVGTPGSTYRVPRHDHDGHDEPRYGVSLISRYPARHWRTVRLGPAPVPAPVAVGGPGPRLLLLRDEPRVLLAAVLDTPHGPVTVAATHLSFVPGWNLRQLRIVTRALRAMPPPRLLLGDLNMPAGVAAAATGWRPLGRLPTYPAARPRIQLDHILLDPRDAPPALTAVTAVAAPDVPVSDHRPLTVTVSTATR, from the coding sequence GTGCGCATGGCCACCTACAACCTGCTGCACGGGCGGTCACCCCACGACGGGCACATCGACCCCGACCGGATCACCGCCACCATCGCCGACCTCGACGCCGACATCTGCGCCCTGCAGGAAGTCGACCACGCCCAACCCCGCAGCGGGCACCTCGACCTGACCGCGCTGGCCGCCGCCGCGCTCACCGCCGGCACCCACCGGTTCGCCGCCGCCCTCGTCGGCACCCCCGGCAGCACCTACCGGGTGCCCCGTCACGACCACGACGGACACGACGAACCCCGCTACGGGGTCAGCCTGATCAGCCGGTACCCGGCCCGGCACTGGCGGACCGTCCGGCTCGGCCCGGCCCCCGTACCCGCACCGGTCGCCGTCGGCGGCCCCGGCCCCCGGCTGCTGCTCCTACGCGACGAACCACGGGTGCTGCTCGCCGCCGTCCTCGACACCCCGCACGGCCCGGTCACCGTCGCCGCCACCCACCTGTCGTTCGTCCCCGGCTGGAACCTGCGTCAGCTGCGGATCGTCACCCGTGCCCTGCGGGCCATGCCGCCCCCGCGGCTGCTCCTCGGCGACCTCAACATGCCGGCCGGGGTGGCCGCCGCGGCCACCGGCTGGCGGCCACTGGGCCGGCTGCCCACCTACCCGGCCGCCCGGCCCCGGATCCAACTCGACCACATCCTGCTCGACCCGCGTGACGCGCCGCCCGCGCTGACCGCCGTGACCGCCGTCGCCGCACCGGACGTCCCCGTCTCCGACCACCGCCCACTGACCGTCACCGTCTCGACCGCCACCCGGTAG
- a CDS encoding LuxR family transcriptional regulator: protein MSDPPRYVLDSAADATTVLRRLARDGWTTREGFAVTDPTWDLTTARLALYGRVPDTDTVALVVLAAARGAAVVAICDPAGDLGHALLDDLSRLGPVLRHAEAEPPAAAATDTVTLIPEQRALLERLANGETIAAAAAAEFLSLRTANRRIAQARAALGVRTTREAVLAYLRQRPAR, encoded by the coding sequence ATGAGCGACCCGCCGCGCTACGTCCTCGACAGCGCCGCCGACGCCACCACGGTGCTGCGCCGGCTGGCCCGCGACGGCTGGACCACCCGGGAAGGGTTCGCCGTCACCGACCCCACCTGGGACCTCACCACCGCCCGGCTCGCCCTGTACGGGCGGGTCCCGGACACCGACACCGTCGCCCTGGTGGTCCTCGCCGCCGCCAGGGGCGCCGCCGTCGTCGCCATCTGCGACCCGGCCGGTGATCTCGGCCACGCCCTGCTCGACGACCTGTCCCGTCTCGGGCCGGTACTGCGCCACGCCGAGGCCGAACCACCGGCCGCGGCGGCCACCGACACCGTCACCCTCATACCCGAGCAGCGGGCCCTGCTGGAACGGCTCGCCAACGGCGAGACCATCGCCGCCGCCGCGGCGGCCGAGTTCCTGTCGCTGCGTACCGCGAACCGGCGCATCGCCCAGGCCCGCGCCGCCCTCGGGGTCCGCACCACCCGCGAAGCCGTCCTCGCCTACCTGCGGCAACGACCCGCACGCTGA